One Nicotiana tomentosiformis chromosome 4, ASM39032v3, whole genome shotgun sequence genomic window carries:
- the LOC104098277 gene encoding protein SYM1-like, with translation MGIDLLAKLGKHSIVHHSQRHFVSHYQQCRAYSARSMNTAATKIPKTHFLSFQTFFRKSVSSSECANTKMGFLAWYLGALESRPIITKSISSAIIYAAADVTSQMVTKSLSDSLDIVRTLRMAGFGLIILGTSQHLWFNYMGRVLPKRDIVSTLKKLLIGQFAYGPLINSAFFSFNAALQGENGEEIAARLERDLLPTMIKGLMYWPMCDFLTYKVIPVHLQPLINSSFSYAWTIYLTYVASLKKAASD, from the exons ATGGGTATCGATTTACTAGCCAAGTTAGGCAAACATAGCATAGTTCATCACTCACAGCGTCACTTTGTTTCACACTATCAACAATGCAGAGCTTACTCTGCTCGATCTATGAACACTGCTGCAACTAAAATCCCTAaaacccattttctttcatttcaaacttTTTTTCGCAAATCAGTTTCATCTTCTGAATGTGCAAATACCAAGATGGGATTCTTGGCATGGTATTTGGGAGCTCTTGAGTCTCGTCCAATCATCACCAAATCTATTTCTTCTGCTATTATATATGCTGCTGCCGATGTTACTTCTCAG ATGGTTACCAAGTCTCTTTCAGATTCTCTAGATATAGTAAGGACTCTGCGTATGGCTGGTTTTGGATTGATCATCTTAGGAACATCACAACATCTCTGGTTTAACTATATGGGGAGGGTATTACCAAAGAGAGATATAGTTTCTACCTTGAAGAAATTGTTGATAGGACAATTTGCTTATGGGCCTCTAATTAATTCTGCTTTCTTCTCTTTCAATGCCGCTCTACAAG GTGAGAATGGGGAAGAAATCGCTGCAAGGTTGGAGCGCGACCTTCTCCCAACGATGATTAAGGGACTTATGTACTGGCCAATGTGTGATTTCTTGACATATAAAGTAATCCCTGTCCATTTGCAG CCTTTGATTAATAGTTCATTTTCCTATGCGTGGACTATATATTTGACGTACGTTGCAAGTTTGAAGAAAGCTGCTTCTGATTAA